A region from the Osmerus eperlanus chromosome 11, fOsmEpe2.1, whole genome shotgun sequence genome encodes:
- the zgc:162730 gene encoding mRNA decay activator protein ZFP36 → MCNMLDDIITMKLLNLGLDDDESMAPSLNRSTSFFSPSQKNQSLSTEQLGDDILSWPLDIWSKTAPSKPQVQFRPDRSMSLTESNILSFGKMKNQDAVPPPPGFPPLNPQTPLPSNRYKTELCRSFQENRSCKYGSKCQFAHGEDELRGLYRHPKYKTEACRTFYNFGYCPYGARCHFIHEEKLTPLTSKFQTQSPVGHNPRQLRQSVSFAGFLASRSSPPPALHDPLAFTRAPSVSPPPADILSPVFADTHNMREAFQFGHSRASVGDIHNIPMKVEPQKPSRCVCGHGNNFPTQNHKSFPTEDSSNLYITAPGLQRFSSEDSLSDRDSYTSTGSTSGSESPTFDGSGNKRLTVFARLSLSD, encoded by the exons ATGTGCAATATGCTCGACGATATAATCACAATG AAACTGCTCAATCTGGGTTTGGACGATGACGAATCGATGGCGCCTTCCCTCAACCGGTCaacttctttcttttctccgtCTCAAAAGAACCAAAGTCTCAGCACGGAGCAGCTAGGCGATGATATCTTAAGTTGGCCTCTGGACATCTGGAGCAAAACGGCTCCTAGCAAACCGCAAGTCCAGTTCAGACCCGACCGCTCCATGAGCCTCACCGAGTCCAATATCCTGTCCTTTGGCAAAATGAAGAACCAGGATGCAGTGCCTCCCCCTCCCGGATTCCCTCCTCTTAACCCCCAAACCCCTCTCCCTTCCAACCGCTACAAGACTGAGCTGTGCCGGAGTTTCCAGGAGAACCGTAGCTGTAAATATGGGAGCAAGTGTCAGTTTGCCCATGGAGAGGATGAACTGCGCGGGCTGTACCGTCATCCCAAATACAAGACGGAAGCGTGCCGCACTTTCTACAACTTTGGTTACTGTCCTTATGGAGCCCGCTGTCATTTCATTCATGAGGAGAAACTCACCCCTCTGACGTCGAAGTTTCAAACCCAGTCACCTGTTGGTCACAATCCCCGTCAGCTCCGACAGAGCGTCAGTTTTGCTGGATTTCTGGCATCTCgtagctctcctccccccgcgCTCCACGACCCCTTAGCCTTCACCCGTGCGCCCTCGGTGTCTCCACCACCTGCGGACATTCTCTCCCCCGTGTTCGCTGACACCCACAACATGCGCGAGGCATTCCAGTTTGGTCACAGCCGAGCTAGTGTAGGTGACATCCACAACATTCCGATGAAAGTTGAGCCTCAAAAACCCTCACGCTGTGTCTGTGGCCACGGAAATAACTTCCCAACTCAGAACCACAAATCCTTTCCCACGGAGGACAGCAGTAACCTGTACATTACCGCACCGGGTCTGCAACGGTTCTCCTCTGAAGACTCGCTCTCGGACCGTGACAGTTACACCAGCACCGGTAGCACCAGCGGCTCCGAGTCCCCCACCTTTGACGGGTCAGGCAACAAGAGGCTCACCGTCTTcgcgcgcctgtctctctccgaCTAG